The region AAGCGGGTGCTCACGAACAGCTTGTAGGCGATAACGATGCCCACCACTGACAGGAGGTAAATCCACCACCGCTTCTCAAGCGTGTGCGCCAGATCGATCAGGAACTGGGTCGGGGCCGGAATGTCGTCCTTGCTCAGTCCCAGGTCCTCCAAAATCTTCGCGAACTGCGGAACGAACCAGTACACGAGGAAGAACGTGATACCGAAGGCCATTACGACGACGAGAACGGGATAGGTAAGGGCCGATTTCACCTTGCGGCGAAGTTCGACGTCCTTCTCCAAGAAGTGCGAAAGGCGCTGAAGGGATTCCTCAAGCACACCACCGACTTCTCCGGCGCGGATCAAACCGATAAACAGGTTTGAAAACGTCTTGGAGTGGCGTTGCATGGCCCGGGAAAGGCTCTCGCCTCCTTCAACACGCTCGCCGACATCCATGATGATCTTCTTCAGCCTGGCATCCTGAGTCTGCTGGCCGAGAACGTCCAAACAGCGCACCAAGGAGACGCCGGCGTCGACCATCGTCGAGAACTGGCGACAGAAGATGGAAAGGTTGATCAGCTTGACCTTGCCATAGCGCTTCTGCTTTGCGCCACGGGCACGGATCATCGTGACTTCCGTGATCGTAAAGCCCTGCTCTTCGAACCGTTTGCGAAGGACCTCTTCGCTCTCGGCCTCGGCGGTGCCTTTCTGCACGCCTCCGCTTGCGTCTCGATAGCTGTAGCTGTAGACTGGCATGTTCGTCTCCTTGCTTTATCTTCGGGGTGGCGGGCCCGCAGGACCACCTCCAGGGCCGCCCGGACCGCCGGCGCCCCCGGTTGGGGTGCTGATCATCTTCTTAAGCTCTTCAATATTGACCGCGCGCAGCATCGCATGCTCCAGGGTGATCTGGCCCTTCATATAGAGGTCGCGCAAGCACTGGTCCATCGACACCATTCCAAACTGGCTGCTGGTCTGAATAGTTGACGGAATCTGGTGGGTTTTGTTCTCGCGGATGAGGTTGCGGATTGCCGGGGTCGCCACCATGATCTCGGTCGCCGGAACGCGTCCGGGGGAGCCGGCTCTTGGCAGAAGCTGCTGAGAGATGATCGCCTGGATGTTGTTGGCAAGCTGGATGCGGATCTGTTCCTGCTGGCCCGGAGGGAACACGTCGATGATACGGTCGATGGACTCCGCAGCAGTGTTCGTGTGCAGGGTGGCGAACACCAAGTGGCCGGTTTCCGCGGCGGTGATGGCCAAGCCGATCGTTTCCACGTCGCGCATTTCACCGACGAGCATGACGTCGGGGTCTTCACGAAGGGCGGAGCGAAGGGCGGCCGCAAAGCTCTTGGTGTCCTGGCCGATCTCGCGCTGGTTCAAGACGGATTTCTTGTTGACATGCAGGTACTCGATCGGGTCTTCGATCGTGATGATGTGCTCGGCGCGGTCCTCGTTGATCTTATTGATCATCGCCGCCAAGGACGTGGATTTGCCGTGGCCGGTGGGACCCGTCACCAGAATCAAGCCGCGAGGCTTCTCGGTGAGCTTATCGAGAAACAGCGGCAGGTTCAGATCGCGGACTGTGGGGATCTTCTGCGGGATCAAACGAAACGCGGAAGCCACTGCGCCGCGATCGCGGAAACAGTTCACACGGAAACGGGCACGCTTGGGAAGCTGGTATGAAAAGTCCAGCTCCATCGACGTCTCAAATCGGTGAATCTGCTCATCCGAAAGGATGTCGTACATCATGCGCTGCGTGATCTGGGGCGTGAACCGCTGGTAGTTCAAGCGGATCAGCTTCCCGTCCACGCGGATGACTGGCTCGCAGTTCGCGCTGATATGAAGGTCGGAGGCGTTCTGATCGACGACGATGTTGAGGAAGTCGTCTACGTGCGTGTCCTCGATTGACAGCGGCGCCCCGGCTGCCTCCTCCTTGGGCTTCTCGTCGAACGCCTGCGCATCCGTCAGCTGGAAAATCGGTTTTGGCTCGTCCATTCTGTTCTTCGTCCCAGTTCGATCGCTCGACGCCTCGCTTTGGGCGTCGCCCTCCACTCTAGAAGCCGGCCGTAAAGACCACGCGCATGACCTCTTGCGGGTCCGTGATACCCGCAAGGACCTTGTGCAAACCGTCTTCGCGCAACTCCTTCATGCCATTGGCCTTGGCAGCTTCTTTGATATCCGTCAGCGGCGCCCTTCGGACCACCAACTCCCGAATCTCGTCGTTCAAGAGCATCAGCTCATGAATGCCGGTTCGTCCGCGGTAGCCGGTCATTCGGTTGTCTTCGTGAGGCACGCCCCGATAAAGAGTGACCTCCTCTTCGGGATCGGTCATTTTGAATCCAAATCGTCTGAGGTCTTGCGCCTTGACCGTATAAGGCTCCTTGTGGTCCTGGTCGACCTTTCGGCCAAGCCTCTGGGCCATGATGCCGACGACGGTCGCGGCGATCAGATACGGCTCGACGCCCATGTCGATCATACGGATCGTGGCGGAAGGCGCATCGTTCGTGTGCAGCGTGGAAAGCACCATATGTCCCGTCAGCGAGGACTCAATGGCGATTTCTGCCGTTTCAAGGTCGCGCATTTCGCCGACCATGATGATGTCCGGGTCTTGCCGAAGGAAGGAGCGCAGCGCCGTCGCAAAGGTCAAGCCGGCCTTACGGTTGACCTGGACCTGGGCGATGCCGGGAAGCTGGTACTCGATCGGGTCCTCAATGGTAAGGATGTTCACGCCGACCGTGTTCAGCCGGTTGAGAACCGAGTACTGCGTGGTCGTTTTTCCAGAACCCGTAGGGCCCGTGGAAAGGAACATGCCGTTCGGCTGCGAGGTGACCTCTTCCACCAGGAGCTGGTGCTCTTCGGTGAATCCCAGCTTGCCAAGGCCGATCATGACGCTCGACTTATCGAGAATACGCATGACGACCTTTTCGCCGTAGGGGGTCGGGATGCTGGAAACGCGAAGGTCGAAGTCCTTGCTTTGGTGGCGCACCTCGATACGGCCATCCTGAGGGATGCGGCGCTCGGCGATGTTCATGTCCGCCATGATTTTGAGGCGGCTGACGAGCGGCGCCTGAAGGTTTTTCGGCACCGTCATCGCCTCCATCAAGACGCCGTCGATTCGGTACCGGATGCGGACCGAGCGGTGCTGGGGCTCGACGTGGATGTCGCTGGCTCTGTCGTAGATGCCTTGCTGGATGAGGGCGTTCGCCAATTTGATGATGGGCGCCTGCTCTGCCATTTTTTCGGCATCGCTGTCCGGCATCTCCTCATCGATCTCTTTGCCGCGCGCCACCTGAGCGCTGGCTATCGCCGCCCGAATTTCACCGTGCGCCGCTGCAGGCGCGGCCGCTTGGGGTTGCTGCTGGGCGGGGGTCGCCGCCGAGGGAGCGGCCACCTCTTCCGACTTGCCGGTATAGAACCGCTTAATGGCGTCCTCGACGGCGCCGGCGACCGCCATGACCGGTATCACCTTGCAGCCGCTGGACATGCGCACGTCGTCCTGCGCCTGAATGTCCGAAATCTTGGCCATCGCCAGCCAGAGGTTCGTGCCCTCTTTGCGAATGGGGATCACGTTGTGCAGCTTGGCGATGCGCTCAGGAACGATATTGAGCGCGCTTGAATCGATCTGAACGTTATCTAGGTCCGCAAAAGCGTAGCCGAGCTCTTGGGCGCGGGCTTCGAGAACCT is a window of Armatimonadota bacterium DNA encoding:
- a CDS encoding type IV pilus twitching motility protein PilT, yielding MDEPKPIFQLTDAQAFDEKPKEEAAGAPLSIEDTHVDDFLNIVVDQNASDLHISANCEPVIRVDGKLIRLNYQRFTPQITQRMMYDILSDEQIHRFETSMELDFSYQLPKRARFRVNCFRDRGAVASAFRLIPQKIPTVRDLNLPLFLDKLTEKPRGLILVTGPTGHGKSTSLAAMINKINEDRAEHIITIEDPIEYLHVNKKSVLNQREIGQDTKSFAAALRSALREDPDVMLVGEMRDVETIGLAITAAETGHLVFATLHTNTAAESIDRIIDVFPPGQQEQIRIQLANNIQAIISQQLLPRAGSPGRVPATEIMVATPAIRNLIRENKTHQIPSTIQTSSQFGMVSMDQCLRDLYMKGQITLEHAMLRAVNIEELKKMISTPTGGAGGPGGPGGGPAGPPPRR
- the tadA gene encoding Flp pilus assembly complex ATPase component TadA; translation: MAVTRMPMADYLVKKGYVKPEQLDEAKQVQEQTKEVDLGRVLMQLGMVGEREVLEARAQELGYAFADLDNVQIDSSALNIVPERIAKLHNVIPIRKEGTNLWLAMAKISDIQAQDDVRMSSGCKVIPVMAVAGAVEDAIKRFYTGKSEEVAAPSAATPAQQQPQAAAPAAAHGEIRAAIASAQVARGKEIDEEMPDSDAEKMAEQAPIIKLANALIQQGIYDRASDIHVEPQHRSVRIRYRIDGVLMEAMTVPKNLQAPLVSRLKIMADMNIAERRIPQDGRIEVRHQSKDFDLRVSSIPTPYGEKVVMRILDKSSVMIGLGKLGFTEEHQLLVEEVTSQPNGMFLSTGPTGSGKTTTQYSVLNRLNTVGVNILTIEDPIEYQLPGIAQVQVNRKAGLTFATALRSFLRQDPDIIMVGEMRDLETAEIAIESSLTGHMVLSTLHTNDAPSATIRMIDMGVEPYLIAATVVGIMAQRLGRKVDQDHKEPYTVKAQDLRRFGFKMTDPEEEVTLYRGVPHEDNRMTGYRGRTGIHELMLLNDEIRELVVRRAPLTDIKEAAKANGMKELREDGLHKVLAGITDPQEVMRVVFTAGF
- a CDS encoding type II secretion system F family protein, which encodes MPVYSYSYRDASGGVQKGTAEAESEEVLRKRFEEQGFTITEVTMIRARGAKQKRYGKVKLINLSIFCRQFSTMVDAGVSLVRCLDVLGQQTQDARLKKIIMDVGERVEGGESLSRAMQRHSKTFSNLFIGLIRAGEVGGVLEESLQRLSHFLEKDVELRRKVKSALTYPVLVVVMAFGITFFLVYWFVPQFAKILEDLGLSKDDIPAPTQFLIDLAHTLEKRWWIYLLSVVGIVIAYKLFVSTRFGRRVADRIKLKIPVFGKLHHKICMARFSRTLGTLLTSGVPILQAMETTSGVVGNTIMADAVMEARARIREGDRIGDPLEQSRLFPPMVVHMIGVGEESGSLDFMLQKIADFYEAEVEATLASLTAALEPIMIVMLGFIVGFIVISMFLPFAKVIEKLSGPGQGE